In a single window of the Elaeis guineensis isolate ETL-2024a chromosome 4, EG11, whole genome shotgun sequence genome:
- the LOC105042762 gene encoding LOW QUALITY PROTEIN: nicotinamidase 2 (The sequence of the model RefSeq protein was modified relative to this genomic sequence to represent the inferred CDS: inserted 1 base in 1 codon) → MAAFTAAASYSKYEIRRRDPNPKAAALLVIDMQNYFASMACPILXALHTTVALCRAAGVPIFFTRHRHRSPADYAMLGEWWNGDLIFDGTPESELLPDLGRRPGDRVVEKSTYSAFAGTGLEEILHGTGVEEVIVTGVMTNLCCETTAREAFVRGFRVFFSTDATATSNSDLHESTLKNMAYGFAYLVDCERLEAALGRKG, encoded by the exons ATGGCAGCCTTCACCGCCGCCGCGTCCTACTCCAAGTACGAGATCCGGCGCCGAGACCCCAATCCGAAGGCCGCCGCTCTCCTCGTCATCGACATGCAGAACTACTTCGCCTCCATGGCCTGCCCCATCC CCGCCCTCCACACCACCGTCGCCCTCTGCCGCGCTGCTGGCGTCCCCATCTTCTTCACCCGCCACCGCCACCGCTCCCCCGCCGACTACGCCATGCTCGGCGAGTGGTGGAACGGCGACCTCATCTTCGACGGCACCCCGGAGTCCGAGCTCCTCCCCGACCTCGGCCGCCGTCCCGGCGACCGGGTGGTCGAGAAAAGCACCTACAGCGCCTTCGCCGGGACGGGGCTGGAGGAAATTTTGCACGGTACGGGCGTGGAGGAGGTGATCGTCACTGGTGTGATGACCAACCTCTGCTGCGAGACCACGGCCAGGGAGGCGTTCGTCAGGGGGTTTCGGGTCTTCTTCTCCACCGACGCCACTGCGACATCGAACAGTGACTTGCACGAGTCCACCCTCAAGAACATGGCCTACGGGTTCGCCTACCTGGTGGACTGCGAGAGGCTCGAGGCGGCTCTTGGCCGCAAGGGCTGA